GTTCTTCAGTGATGCAGAGGCAAACAATACCGCTGCCGTGACGGATGGTTAATGCCATCTGTTCAACGGTCATGGTTTCTGCCGGGAAGATCATATCACCTTCGTTTTCACGATTTTCATCGTCAAGCACCATTACACCGCGGCCGTTGCGCAGCGCATCAATGGCGCGTTCTACACGCTGTTCAGGCGTGCCAAATTCAGAAAGAAGCGTCTGATTCATGGTAAAAAACCTTATAAAATATGAGTTACCAGAACCAGGGCGTGCTTAGGAGTGCGTACAAAACACATGGCAAAAACGTGACGCGGGCGAAGCCCGGCTGATGTCGTTACCCTCTCCCATCCGGACTCTAACCGTCGGCTCCGGAATTACACCGGATCTGCTGACCTTTCACTTTGCAGAGAAAGCGCTCGCGGGCTTTCAGCCGAAGCTGATTTACCGCCGGTGGGGAATTTCGCCCCGCCCTGAGAATAAGCGGGTAAACTATAACGCCAATCATCTGGTCGGGCAATCGACAAAAGTGCAAATGCTTTTGCATTTCCTGCGTTGCTGATTTCAGGTTTAACCTTTTCGTTTCAGGCATTACACTTAATACTTATTGAGTCCGAACACGCGCTGCTATCGGCCACCGTAACCAGGAAATAATCATGATCGACACGAAAAAAATTGAACAACTGGCTCGCCAGGTACATGAAGCTATGCCGAAAGGTATTCGCGATTTTGGCGACGATGTCGAAAAGAAAATCCGTCAGGTCCTGCAGGCGCAGTTGACGCGTATGGACCTGGTTAACCGTGAAGAGTTTGATGTGCAGACACAGGTTCTGCTGCGTACCCGCGAGAAATTAGCCGCACTGGAACAGCGCCTGGCGAAATTAGAGAGTGAAAGTCCTGCGGCACCAGCCCCAGCGATTATCACGCCAGATCCTGCTGGTAAAATCGATACGCCACAGTGATTTTTTGGGCGGGAGCCCTCTCCCGCCCGCTAGTCTTTAATGGCTTCGAATGGTTTTAATAATGTTGCTTGTTGAGATGCCATCTTCAAAGTTGAGCACACGCACGTCGCCGCCGTTCGCCCACACTTCTTTGCTTCCCGCGATATCCTCAGGCTTGTAATCGCCACCTTTCACCAGCAAATCCGGCAGCACTTCAGCAATCAGACGTTGCGGCGTATCTTCTTCGAACAACACCACCCAATCGACCGCTTCCAGAGCACCGAGCACAATCATGCGGTTTTCCTGCGGATTGACTGGACGCGTTTCGCCTTTCAAACGTTTGGTAGAAGCATCGCTGTTAACAGCCACAATCAGTCGATCGCCCAGCTTGCGCGCATTCGCCAGATATGAAACGTGTCCCGCATGCAGGATGTCAAACACGCCGTTGGTCATAACCACCTTTTCACCGCGCTGACGCGCATGAGCAACGGCAGTTTTCAGCTCAGCTTCGGTCATCACACCAAATCCGGTTTCCGGACGCGCATGGATCGCGTTCTCCAGCTCAACCGTGCTGACTGTTGAGGTACCCAGCTTGCCGACCACCACGCCAGCTGCAGCATTGGCGAGGAAACAGGCTTCTTCAAGGTTGTCACCTGCCGCCAGCACGGCAGCCAGCACGCCAATTACCGTATCGCCCGCACCAGTAACGTCATACACTTCCTGCGCCTGCGTTGGCAGATGCAGCGGTGCTTTGCCCGGCTGCAGCAGCGTCATGCCGTTTTCTGAACGCGTCACCAGCAGTGCGGAGAGTTCGTAATCTGCGATTAACTGCATACCACGACTAACAATTTCGTCGACGGTTTTACACTTGCCCACTACCGCTTCGAATTCAGATAAATTTGGTGTCAGCAGCGTCGCACCGCGATAACGCTCGAAATCGGTGCCTTTGGGATCAATCAATACTGGCACTTTGGCTTCACGTGCCAGCTGAATCATCGTCTGGACGCTGTTTAGCGCACCTTTGCCGTAATCAGACAGCACCAGCGCACCAATCTCAGTCAGCGATTGACGCATACGATCGTGAATCGGCTGCGGGTCAATCTGCTCAAAACCCTCTTCGAAATCGAGGCGAATGAGCTGCTGATTGCGCGACAATACGCGTAGTTTAGTGATGGTTGGATGGCTTTTTACCGCCACAAAATCGCAGTCGACATTCACCTGCTGTAAAGTTTCACTCAGCACGCGCGCTGCATCATCTGCGCCGGTAAGGCCAATTAAGCGTGAAGCGGCACCGAGCGCAGCAATGTTCATCGCAACGTTAGCCGCTCCGCCTGGACGCTCTTCAATGGTATCCACCTTGACCACCGGCACCGGTGCTTCCGGAGAAATACGGCTGGTAGGGCCATACCAATAGCGATCTAACATGACATCGCCGACGACCAGCACAGTGGCCTTGCCAAAAGTGGGCAGTGTTACTTTCATTCCAGAGACTCCAGACTACGGTCAAAATTATGCGCGGATAATAACATATAAGCTTTGTGGCTCACCGTTCCGCGCGATCAGATTCGGCAGCGCTTAACCAACGCTGCCAGCTGTTGTTTACCACCGCTCGCTCTGCG
The sequence above is drawn from the Pantoea nemavictus genome and encodes:
- the hldE gene encoding bifunctional D-glycero-beta-D-manno-heptose-7-phosphate kinase/D-glycero-beta-D-manno-heptose 1-phosphate adenylyltransferase HldE is translated as MKVTLPTFGKATVLVVGDVMLDRYWYGPTSRISPEAPVPVVKVDTIEERPGGAANVAMNIAALGAASRLIGLTGADDAARVLSETLQQVNVDCDFVAVKSHPTITKLRVLSRNQQLIRLDFEEGFEQIDPQPIHDRMRQSLTEIGALVLSDYGKGALNSVQTMIQLAREAKVPVLIDPKGTDFERYRGATLLTPNLSEFEAVVGKCKTVDEIVSRGMQLIADYELSALLVTRSENGMTLLQPGKAPLHLPTQAQEVYDVTGAGDTVIGVLAAVLAAGDNLEEACFLANAAAGVVVGKLGTSTVSTVELENAIHARPETGFGVMTEAELKTAVAHARQRGEKVVMTNGVFDILHAGHVSYLANARKLGDRLIVAVNSDASTKRLKGETRPVNPQENRMIVLGALEAVDWVVLFEEDTPQRLIAEVLPDLLVKGGDYKPEDIAGSKEVWANGGDVRVLNFEDGISTSNIIKTIRSH
- the ubiK gene encoding ubiquinone biosynthesis accessory factor UbiK, with product MIDTKKIEQLARQVHEAMPKGIRDFGDDVEKKIRQVLQAQLTRMDLVNREEFDVQTQVLLRTREKLAALEQRLAKLESESPAAPAPAIITPDPAGKIDTPQ